One stretch of candidate division TA06 bacterium DNA includes these proteins:
- a CDS encoding PhoH family protein yields MAENKKAKKLFVLDTNVILYDHTCIENFEEHDIVIPIVVLEELDKFKKGSDLINFEAREFIRNLDKLAGEHLLTKGISLGKGRGKLHILVGDPHSERVYHSFAADKADHRILAMAEELTRKHADRQVVIVTKDINLRMKAKSLGLQADDYLTGKIRQMDQLNVTTRVVEDMDKDFISQFYQEPYLVPRAAFPLKEELLPHQYFVFKNHSSSVLAHFNPEKDGLERLVKRPAYGIEPRNAEQIFALDALLRPEIQLAALTGKAGTGKTLLALAAALEQRRNYHQIFLARPVVPLANRDIGFLPGDIKSKIDPYMEPLWDNLAVIRHRFAPESKEHNKINEMIQNEKLVISALAFIRGRSLSNIFFIVDEAQNLTPLEVKTIITRAGEGAKIVFTGDVYQIDSPYLDAQSNGLSYLVDRMKGQSLFAHVNLLKGERSPLAELASNLL; encoded by the coding sequence ATGGCCGAAAACAAAAAGGCAAAAAAACTCTTCGTGCTGGACACCAACGTGATCCTGTACGACCACACCTGCATCGAGAATTTTGAGGAACACGACATCGTCATCCCCATCGTGGTGCTGGAGGAGCTGGACAAGTTCAAAAAAGGCAGCGACCTGATCAACTTCGAGGCCCGGGAGTTCATCCGCAACCTGGACAAGCTGGCCGGGGAGCATCTTCTCACCAAGGGCATCTCCCTGGGCAAGGGCCGGGGCAAGCTTCACATCCTGGTAGGCGACCCCCATTCGGAGCGGGTTTACCATTCCTTCGCCGCCGACAAGGCCGACCACCGGATCCTGGCCATGGCCGAGGAGCTGACCCGGAAGCATGCCGACCGCCAGGTGGTGATAGTGACCAAGGACATCAACTTAAGGATGAAGGCCAAGTCGCTGGGGCTGCAGGCCGACGATTACCTGACCGGCAAGATCCGGCAGATGGACCAGCTGAATGTCACCACCCGGGTGGTCGAGGACATGGACAAGGATTTCATCTCCCAGTTCTACCAGGAGCCCTACCTGGTGCCGCGGGCCGCCTTCCCCCTGAAGGAGGAGCTGCTGCCCCACCAGTATTTCGTCTTCAAGAACCACAGCTCCAGCGTGCTGGCCCATTTCAACCCGGAGAAGGACGGCCTGGAACGGCTGGTCAAGCGCCCGGCCTACGGCATCGAGCCCCGCAACGCCGAGCAGATCTTTGCCCTGGACGCCCTGCTCCGCCCCGAGATCCAGCTGGCGGCATTGACCGGCAAGGCCGGCACCGGCAAGACCCTTTTAGCCTTGGCCGCGGCTTTGGAACAGCGCCGCAATTATCACCAGATATTTTTGGCCCGGCCGGTGGTGCCCCTGGCCAACCGGGACATCGGCTTTTTGCCCGGCGACATCAAGTCCAAGATCGACCCCTACATGGAGCCGCTGTGGGACAACCTGGCCGTGATCCGGCACCGCTTTGCCCCTGAAAGCAAGGAGCACAACAAGATCAACGAGATGATCCAGAACGAGAAGTTGGTGATCTCGGCCCTGGCCTTCATCCGGGGGCGCAGTTTATCCAACATCTTCTTCATCGTGGACGAGGCCCAGAACCTGACCCCGCTGGAGGTCAAGACCATCATCACCCGGGCCGGCGAGGGAGCCAAGATCGTCTTCACCGGGGACGTTTACCAGATCGACTCCCCTTATCTGGATGCCCAGTCGAACGGCCTGAGCTACCTGGTGGACCGGATGAAGGGGCAGAGCCTGTTCGCCCATGTCAATCTGCTGAAGGGCGAGCGCAGCCCCCTGGCCGAGCTGGCCAGCAATTTGCTGTGA